One window from the genome of Streptococcus salivarius encodes:
- a CDS encoding NUDIX hydrolase, with the protein MTIKDKLAHYEPKPLGEKGRYAVLLPLIYDIKTDKYQILYQVRSEHISQPGEVSFPGGRVEDGETFQEAAIRETCEELNLIPDQIDIWGEIDYLIHQGRTIHCFVGKINIENWEDIHPNEEVKRLFTVCVDRLLTENPIYYKVTSTLSDAKDFPFFLVKNREKYNFGYSERHIPFYRNLTENIWGMTAMFTHRFTEILKDLE; encoded by the coding sequence ATGACTATTAAAGATAAACTAGCTCATTACGAGCCGAAGCCACTAGGGGAGAAAGGACGCTATGCAGTGCTTTTACCCTTGATATATGATATAAAAACTGATAAGTATCAAATCCTTTACCAAGTACGAAGTGAGCATATTTCTCAACCAGGTGAGGTCTCTTTTCCTGGTGGCCGTGTCGAAGATGGTGAGACTTTTCAAGAAGCTGCTATACGAGAAACGTGTGAGGAACTAAACTTAATTCCTGATCAAATTGACATTTGGGGAGAGATTGATTATCTGATTCATCAGGGGAGAACCATCCATTGCTTTGTTGGAAAGATAAATATAGAAAATTGGGAGGATATTCATCCGAATGAAGAGGTAAAACGATTATTTACAGTTTGTGTTGACAGGTTATTGACAGAGAATCCGATTTATTATAAAGTGACTTCTACCTTGAGTGATGCAAAAGATTTCCCATTTTTCCTCGTAAAAAACAGAGAAAAATACAATTTTGGGTATAGTGAACGTCATATTCCTTTTTACAGAAACTTGACAGAAAATATATGGGGAATGACAGCTATGTTTACACATAGGTTTACAGAAATTCTGAAAGATTTAGAGTAA
- a CDS encoding PadR family transcriptional regulator, protein MYFPTSSILIEFLILAIIDREDSYGYEISQTIKLAANIKESTLYPILKKLEKAGYMTTYSQAYQGRKRKYYSITQEGKNQLQFLNEEWLTYKETMDGIVEGRLRHDKD, encoded by the coding sequence ATGTATTTTCCAACATCGTCAATCCTGATAGAGTTCCTAATACTAGCTATTATCGATAGAGAAGACTCTTATGGCTATGAGATTAGTCAAACCATAAAGCTTGCAGCTAATATCAAGGAGTCAACACTTTATCCTATTCTAAAAAAGCTTGAAAAAGCAGGCTATATGACCACCTATAGCCAAGCGTATCAAGGGCGTAAACGTAAATATTATAGTATTACCCAAGAGGGAAAAAATCAACTTCAATTTCTTAATGAAGAATGGTTAACCTACAAAGAAACTATGGATGGTATTGTAGAAGGGAGATTAAGACATGACAAGGACTGA
- a CDS encoding DUF1700 domain-containing protein, with the protein MTRTEYIAKLTKYLRKLPQKDYEEALEYFMEYFEEAGPENEARVIAELGTPKEAAHEVISRLLDEKIIEEKSSLRNKTTILWIAILAVLASPVALPILLFFLAMIVTLLMIIFAVIVTALALTFALLISGVYTFFTSFSLLNISLASTLFGVGLGLLMFGGALLLLLISFEICKLIVKLITLLIKWLIKKGRKS; encoded by the coding sequence ATGACAAGGACTGAATATATAGCCAAATTAACAAAATATCTACGAAAATTACCACAAAAGGACTATGAAGAGGCCCTCGAATATTTCATGGAATATTTTGAAGAGGCTGGACCTGAGAATGAAGCTCGGGTTATTGCAGAACTGGGTACACCTAAGGAAGCAGCACATGAAGTCATTAGTCGTCTTCTAGACGAAAAGATTATTGAGGAAAAGAGTAGCTTACGCAATAAAACAACTATCCTTTGGATTGCGATTCTAGCTGTTTTAGCCAGTCCAGTCGCCTTACCAATTCTACTATTCTTCTTAGCTATGATAGTGACACTTCTTATGATTATTTTCGCAGTTATAGTGACTGCCTTAGCTCTTACTTTTGCTTTACTCATTAGTGGTGTTTACACTTTCTTTACAAGCTTCTCTCTCTTAAATATTTCACTAGCTTCAACACTGTTTGGAGTAGGTCTAGGTCTATTGATGTTTGGAGGAGCACTCTTACTGCTTTTGATTTCATTTGAAATCTGTAAACTTATTGTAAAGCTAATTACCCTATTGATTAAATGGCTCATCAAGAAAGGAAGAAAATCATGA
- a CDS encoding DUF4097 family beta strand repeat-containing protein, translating into MKTWKKIVLGVSLISLFLGGGLVAWGYSQGGLTDLQNQTISEQDYVKKEVENFNKIDIKSSNYNVLIKNGDVDKATLSYYQKTKNPIDTSVKDDQLTINDSNSELDSTSNKHINFFGLKDLVELSTLNEEVRNKTIVITLPKKQTIDFLKVDLATGNLDLSNSTIKQADINLNVGDLTFTKMIVSNLKANLDVGSVDSNHTLFTNSDLSIAMGDYSGDNLIFNGHNKLDVTSGDIELALKDYMLNVQADSHSGEVDITNNLKISKDNTLTITSDLGDITVE; encoded by the coding sequence ATGAAAACTTGGAAAAAGATTGTCCTCGGAGTGTCTCTTATCTCTCTATTTTTAGGAGGAGGATTAGTAGCTTGGGGTTATAGCCAAGGTGGCTTAACAGATTTACAAAATCAAACTATAAGTGAGCAAGATTATGTCAAGAAAGAAGTTGAGAACTTCAATAAAATTGATATTAAAAGTAGTAACTACAATGTGCTTATAAAAAATGGTGATGTTGACAAAGCAACGCTTTCTTACTACCAAAAAACAAAAAATCCAATTGACACATCTGTAAAGGATGATCAATTGACTATCAATGATAGCAACTCTGAATTAGATTCAACTTCTAACAAACATATTAACTTTTTCGGATTAAAAGATTTAGTAGAGCTTTCTACTCTCAACGAGGAAGTCAGAAATAAAACCATTGTCATTACACTCCCTAAAAAACAAACGATTGATTTTTTAAAGGTTGATTTAGCAACTGGAAATCTAGATTTAAGTAATAGCACCATCAAACAAGCAGATATCAATCTAAATGTAGGGGACCTAACTTTTACTAAAATGATTGTCAGCAACCTAAAAGCTAACCTTGATGTTGGTAGTGTTGATAGTAATCATACACTTTTTACTAACTCAGATTTATCTATTGCAATGGGAGATTACTCTGGAGATAACCTAATTTTCAATGGTCACAATAAACTTGATGTTACATCTGGTGATATTGAACTAGCTCTTAAAGATTATATGCTCAATGTTCAAGCCGATAGTCACTCAGGAGAGGTTGACATTACAAATAACCTTAAGATTTCAAAGGATAATACACTTACCATTACCTCAGATCTCGGTGATATAACTGTTGAATAA
- a CDS encoding YhgE/Pip domain-containing protein — MLAELKALLKSPKLWITIIGVSLIPALYNLIFLSSMWNPYGNVKHLPVAVVNKDKSASFQNKTLNIGHDMVDNMSKNKNLDYHFVTENEAKKGIDDGDYYMVITFPENLSSNAASLLTNDPKKLEISYQTTAGHSFVSSKMSDSAMSKLKDTVSKNITSTYVGAVFKSMSQLQGGMGTAANGASQLYAGAGALQSGSQTLSSGLGTLAGSTQTLATGVDTLSSGASAYTSGVSTLSGALSQLNANSEAVNSAAGQFVSGADAMSTLVTGADSLSSALNQMATATSLSEEQQAQLSTLSTNLTDLNTAIQNLNTAVSNTSLPSGTSTTSVDTSSIATYLSNISSAASSIATASATDKANDLAAVQGTAAYQSLTADQQAEITSAISNAGSTASSYASTIASEVSSMSTALSSLTGTTTTSSGDSSSLASLQTSISGIASSANALLPVASSTVSSMQANIANVNSVLVNQLSPGATQVASGVSTAQSTLATGASSLSTGLSTYTGAVSTIASGAQTLDANSSSLMTGFSTLQSGTSALNAGAQQLATGGNTLTNGLTSLSTNLSTLSDSLNKANQQLSLVSVNSDNTKMVSAPLKEKKTDKDKVDTNGVGMAPYMISVSLMVVALSTNVIFAKSLTGRNFTGRFDWAKNKLLINGIITTMAAIALYIAIRFVGVEPNHPLATFGMILLAACTLMALVTALVGWNDRYGAFASMIMLLLQLGSSAGTYPIELSPKFFKVIQPFLPMSYSVSGLRQTISMTGQISDQVRMLFIFLLIFVVVGIIIYRPKFENE, encoded by the coding sequence ATGTTAGCAGAATTAAAGGCGCTTCTTAAAAGTCCAAAGCTCTGGATAACTATTATTGGTGTCTCATTGATACCCGCTTTATATAATCTAATCTTTTTATCTTCTATGTGGAATCCTTATGGAAATGTAAAGCATCTACCAGTAGCCGTAGTGAACAAAGATAAGAGCGCTAGTTTCCAGAATAAAACTCTAAATATTGGTCATGACATGGTAGACAATATGTCTAAAAATAAAAATCTAGACTATCATTTTGTGACTGAAAATGAAGCCAAAAAAGGAATTGATGATGGTGATTACTATATGGTAATCACTTTTCCAGAAAATCTCTCAAGTAATGCAGCAAGTCTTTTGACAAATGATCCTAAGAAACTTGAAATTTCTTATCAGACAACAGCAGGGCATAGCTTCGTTTCTTCAAAAATGAGCGATTCTGCCATGTCTAAGTTAAAGGATACCGTTTCTAAAAATATTACGTCAACTTATGTTGGAGCTGTCTTTAAGAGTATGTCTCAACTTCAGGGTGGTATGGGAACTGCGGCGAATGGAGCTAGTCAATTATATGCAGGTGCAGGCGCACTTCAGTCTGGGAGTCAGACTTTATCAAGTGGTTTAGGAACTCTTGCTGGTTCTACACAGACATTGGCTACAGGTGTTGATACCTTGAGTTCAGGTGCATCTGCCTATACTTCAGGTGTGTCAACTTTGTCAGGTGCTCTGTCACAGTTAAACGCTAACTCTGAGGCTGTTAATTCTGCTGCAGGTCAATTTGTATCAGGAGCAGATGCTATGAGTACCTTAGTTACTGGTGCAGATTCTTTGTCAAGTGCACTCAATCAAATGGCTACGGCAACAAGTTTATCTGAAGAACAGCAAGCACAGTTGTCAACCTTGTCAACTAATTTAACCGATTTAAATACAGCAATTCAAAATCTCAATACAGCGGTAAGTAACACATCATTACCTAGTGGAACATCAACAACATCAGTAGATACAAGTTCAATAGCGACTTATCTTTCAAATATTTCTTCTGCGGCTAGTTCTATAGCTACAGCTAGTGCCACTGACAAAGCGAATGATTTGGCTGCGGTACAAGGAACAGCTGCTTATCAAAGCTTGACGGCAGATCAACAAGCAGAGATTACATCGGCAATTAGTAACGCAGGATCTACGGCTAGTAGTTACGCTTCAACTATTGCATCAGAAGTGTCAAGCATGTCAACAGCCTTATCTAGCTTGACAGGTACGACAACAACTAGTAGCGGAGATTCAAGTAGTTTAGCTTCTCTACAAACATCTATCTCAGGCATTGCAAGTTCGGCGAATGCACTTCTTCCTGTAGCTTCATCAACGGTATCATCAATGCAAGCTAATATTGCTAATGTCAATTCAGTACTTGTCAATCAATTATCACCAGGAGCAACTCAAGTGGCATCAGGTGTGTCAACAGCTCAAAGTACTCTAGCAACAGGTGCAAGCTCACTTTCAACTGGTTTGTCAACTTATACTGGTGCTGTGTCAACGATTGCCAGTGGTGCTCAAACTCTAGATGCTAACAGTAGTAGTTTAATGACTGGTTTTTCTACTCTTCAAAGTGGTACAAGTGCTCTCAATGCAGGTGCTCAACAATTAGCAACTGGAGGAAACACCTTAACAAATGGTTTGACAAGTCTGTCAACTAACCTTTCTACATTATCTGATTCATTAAACAAAGCTAATCAGCAACTCTCTCTTGTTTCTGTAAACTCAGACAATACAAAAATGGTGAGTGCTCCACTCAAAGAGAAGAAAACTGATAAGGATAAGGTTGACACTAATGGTGTGGGAATGGCTCCATATATGATTTCTGTTTCTCTTATGGTTGTCGCTCTTTCAACTAATGTTATCTTTGCTAAGAGCTTGACGGGAAGAAACTTTACGGGCCGTTTTGATTGGGCTAAAAATAAGTTACTTATCAATGGTATTATTACAACTATGGCTGCTATTGCGCTTTATATTGCCATTCGATTTGTGGGAGTTGAACCAAATCATCCATTAGCTACATTTGGTATGATTCTCCTTGCAGCATGTACTTTAATGGCGCTGGTTACAGCCCTTGTAGGTTGGAATGATAGATATGGCGCATTTGCTTCCATGATTATGCTGCTTTTGCAACTAGGGTCTAGTGCAGGGACTTATCCAATTGAACTTAGTCCTAAGTTCTTTAAGGTCATCCAACCTTTCTTACCAATGTCCTACTCCGTATCAGGTCTTCGTCAAACTATTTCAATGACAGGACAGATCTCAGATCAAGTTCGTATGCTATTTATTTTCTTACTTATCTTTGTAGTTGTAGGTATTATTATTTATAGACCAAAGTTTGAAAATGAATAA
- a CDS encoding TetR/AcrR family transcriptional regulator yields the protein MSKDQRRAQTKKALLDALVICLKNQDFNDITTIRLVQTAGISRSSFYTHYKDKYEMIDSYQKELFHKLEYIFDKYEGKKEGAFLEIFEFLTREKLLSALLSTNGSKEIQDFLIHKLQRMIAEDFIVPTAEERSLKGFEKDYASIYFAHAIFGACQAWINKGKKESPREMTDFLLRFIPQ from the coding sequence ATGTCAAAAGATCAAAGGCGAGCTCAAACTAAAAAAGCTCTTTTAGACGCTTTAGTAATATGCTTAAAAAACCAAGATTTCAATGATATTACTACCATTCGTCTGGTTCAAACAGCTGGGATTAGCCGTTCAAGTTTTTATACCCACTACAAAGATAAGTATGAAATGATTGATAGTTATCAGAAAGAGCTTTTCCATAAACTAGAGTATATCTTCGATAAATACGAAGGAAAGAAGGAGGGAGCCTTCCTCGAAATCTTTGAATTTCTTACTCGTGAAAAACTCCTATCAGCTCTTTTGTCTACCAATGGATCAAAAGAAATTCAAGATTTTCTGATACATAAACTTCAGCGTATGATAGCTGAGGACTTCATTGTCCCTACTGCTGAAGAAAGATCTCTAAAAGGATTTGAGAAAGACTATGCCAGTATTTATTTTGCACACGCTATTTTTGGTGCTTGTCAAGCCTGGATAAATAAAGGAAAGAAAGAATCCCCCCGAGAAATGACAGATTTTCTTCTACGATTTATTCCACAATAA
- a CDS encoding DUF1304 domain-containing protein yields MSIITLILAGIVALEHLYIMYLETFATHSDMTSRVFNMSKEELQRDSVTNLFKNQGIYNGLIAVFLLYGIFTSSQLLVTVFVLNVFFAAIYGAMTANKKIILTQGGPAILTLLSLIISLF; encoded by the coding sequence ATGTCTATTATTACACTAATCTTAGCTGGGATTGTTGCTTTGGAGCATCTCTATATCATGTATTTGGAAACTTTTGCGACACATTCAGACATGACTAGTCGTGTTTTCAATATGAGTAAAGAAGAACTTCAACGTGATTCTGTTACAAACTTATTTAAAAATCAAGGGATCTACAATGGTTTGATTGCTGTATTCCTCTTGTATGGGATTTTCACAAGTAGTCAGCTACTTGTAACTGTTTTTGTACTCAATGTTTTCTTTGCTGCTATTTATGGTGCTATGACTGCAAATAAGAAAATTATTTTAACTCAAGGTGGACCCGCAATCTTGACCTTACTTTCACTTATCATTTCCTTATTTTAA
- the rpsD gene encoding 30S ribosomal protein S4 — protein sequence MSRYTGPSWKQSRRLGFSLTGTGKELARRNYVPGQHGPNNRSKLSEYGLQLAEKQKLRFSYGLGEKQFRNLFVQATKVKGGTLGFNFMVLLERRLDNVVYRLGLATTRRQARQFVNHGHILVDGKRVDIPSYRVEVGQVISVREKSAKVPAILEAVEATIGRPAFVSFDAEKLEGSLTRLPERDEINPEINEALVVEFYNKML from the coding sequence ATGTCACGTTATACAGGTCCATCATGGAAACAATCACGTCGCCTTGGTTTCTCACTTACAGGCACAGGTAAAGAATTGGCACGTCGTAACTACGTACCAGGTCAACACGGTCCAAACAACCGTTCAAAACTTTCAGAATACGGTTTGCAATTGGCTGAGAAACAAAAACTTCGTTTCTCATACGGTTTGGGTGAAAAACAATTCCGTAACTTGTTCGTACAAGCTACTAAAGTTAAAGGTGGAACACTTGGTTTCAACTTTATGGTTCTTTTGGAACGTCGTCTTGACAACGTTGTTTACCGTCTTGGTCTTGCAACTACTCGTCGTCAAGCACGCCAATTCGTAAACCACGGTCACATCCTTGTTGATGGTAAACGTGTTGATATCCCTTCATACCGCGTTGAAGTTGGTCAAGTAATCTCAGTTCGTGAAAAATCAGCTAAGGTTCCTGCTATCCTTGAAGCAGTAGAAGCTACTATCGGACGTCCAGCATTTGTATCATTCGATGCTGAAAAACTTGAAGGTTCATTGACACGTCTTCCAGAACGTGATGAAATCAACCCAGAAATCAACGAAGCACTTGTCGTTGAATTCTACAACAAAATGCTTTAA
- a CDS encoding Veg family protein: protein MSDAFADVAKMKNIKEAIKSHEGQLVELTLENGRKREKNKIGRLTEVYPSLFIVEYQDFSSQAGAINNSYVESYTYSDILTEKTLIRYLSPEEQAEIENK, encoded by the coding sequence ATGAGTGATGCATTTGCAGATGTTGCTAAGATGAAAAACATCAAGGAAGCTATTAAGTCACATGAAGGTCAGCTAGTAGAATTGACCCTAGAGAATGGGCGTAAACGTGAAAAGAATAAAATTGGTCGATTGACAGAAGTTTATCCATCATTGTTTATTGTTGAATATCAAGACTTCAGTTCCCAAGCAGGAGCTATTAATAATAGTTATGTTGAATCTTACACTTATTCAGATATTTTGACTGAGAAGACTCTCATTCGTTATTTGAGTCCTGAGGAACAAGCTGAAATCGAAAATAAATAA
- the dnaB gene encoding replicative DNA helicase: MAEAQELRVQPHDLVAEQSVLGAILINPEKLITVREFIEADDFYKYSHRVIFKAMVTLSDRNDAIDATTVRTILDDQDDLQNIGGISYLVDLVNSVPTSANAEYYAKIVAEKAMLRRIINRLTETVNQAYEGATESDEIIANAEKALVDVSEHSNRSGFRKISEVLDVNFNTLEMRSQQTSDVTGLPTGFRDLDKITTGLHPDQLIILAARPAVGKTAFVLNIAQNVGTKQNKAVAVFSLEMGAESLVDRMLAAEGMIDSHALRTGQLTEQDWNNVMIAQGALAEAPIYIDDTPGIKITEIRARSRKLSQEVEGGLGLIVIDYLQLITGTRPENRQQEVSDISRQLKILAKELKVPVIALSQLSRGVEQRQDKRPVLSDIRESGSIEQDADIVAFLYRDDYYRKEGEEPENAIEDNTIEVILEKNRAGARGTVKLLFQKEYNKFSSIAQFEES, translated from the coding sequence GTGGCAGAGGCTCAAGAATTACGAGTACAACCTCATGATTTAGTAGCGGAACAGTCTGTTCTAGGGGCTATTCTCATTAACCCGGAAAAGTTGATTACAGTTCGAGAATTTATCGAAGCAGACGACTTTTACAAGTATTCCCATCGTGTCATTTTTAAAGCAATGGTAACGCTGTCGGATCGAAATGATGCCATTGATGCCACGACAGTACGTACCATTTTAGATGACCAAGATGACCTCCAAAATATAGGGGGTATTTCTTATCTTGTAGATTTGGTCAATAGTGTCCCAACATCCGCAAATGCTGAGTACTATGCTAAGATTGTGGCTGAGAAAGCCATGCTTCGACGTATTATAAATAGGCTGACAGAGACTGTCAACCAAGCATATGAGGGCGCAACGGAATCTGATGAAATTATTGCGAATGCTGAGAAAGCCTTGGTTGATGTTTCAGAGCATAGTAATCGTAGTGGTTTCCGCAAAATATCTGAAGTTCTTGACGTCAATTTTAATACCTTGGAGATGCGTTCTCAGCAAACATCAGATGTTACTGGATTACCAACAGGTTTCCGTGACCTTGACAAGATTACAACAGGTTTACACCCTGATCAATTAATTATTTTAGCAGCTCGCCCCGCAGTTGGTAAAACAGCCTTTGTGTTGAACATTGCTCAGAATGTTGGCACCAAGCAAAATAAAGCTGTTGCAGTCTTTTCATTAGAGATGGGTGCAGAAAGCTTGGTTGATCGTATGTTGGCAGCTGAAGGGATGATTGATTCTCATGCTTTACGTACAGGTCAATTGACAGAGCAAGATTGGAATAATGTTATGATTGCTCAAGGAGCACTGGCTGAGGCACCGATTTACATAGATGATACCCCTGGTATAAAGATTACTGAGATTCGTGCACGGTCCCGTAAATTGTCACAAGAAGTAGAGGGTGGTCTTGGTCTCATTGTGATTGACTACTTGCAGTTGATTACAGGTACGCGACCAGAAAATCGCCAACAAGAGGTTTCAGATATTTCAAGACAGTTAAAAATCCTGGCCAAGGAGCTCAAAGTTCCTGTAATTGCCTTGAGTCAGTTATCTCGTGGGGTTGAACAACGTCAGGACAAACGTCCAGTCTTATCTGATATCCGTGAGTCAGGATCTATCGAGCAGGATGCCGATATTGTCGCCTTCTTGTATCGTGATGATTACTACCGAAAAGAGGGTGAAGAACCAGAAAATGCGATTGAAGATAATACCATCGAAGTTATCCTAGAAAAAAACCGTGCTGGTGCGCGTGGAACAGTCAAGTTACTATTCCAAAAAGAATACAATAAATTTTCATCGATTGCTCAGTTTGAGGAATCATAA
- the rplI gene encoding 50S ribosomal protein L9, whose protein sequence is MKVIFLQDVKGKGKKGEIKEVPSGYAQNFLIKKNLAKEATNQAIGELKGKQKSEEKHAAELLAEAKQVKEQLEKEENRLQFTEKVGPDGRTFGSITAKKIAEGLQKQFGIKVDKRHIELEHPIRAIGLIEVPVKLHKEVSAQIKLNIKNSAE, encoded by the coding sequence ATGAAAGTTATTTTCTTACAAGACGTTAAAGGTAAAGGTAAAAAAGGCGAAATTAAAGAAGTACCATCAGGTTATGCCCAAAACTTCTTGATTAAAAAGAATCTTGCTAAGGAAGCGACAAACCAAGCTATCGGTGAGTTGAAAGGCAAGCAAAAATCTGAAGAAAAACATGCAGCAGAGTTGTTGGCTGAAGCGAAGCAAGTTAAAGAGCAACTTGAAAAAGAAGAAAATCGTCTTCAATTTACTGAGAAGGTCGGACCAGACGGACGTACTTTTGGTTCAATTACAGCCAAAAAGATTGCAGAAGGACTTCAAAAACAATTTGGTATAAAAGTTGATAAACGTCATATTGAACTTGAACATCCTATTCGTGCGATTGGTCTGATTGAGGTTCCTGTAAAGCTTCATAAAGAAGTGAGCGCACAAATTAAACTTAACATCAAAAATAGTGCTGAGTAA
- a CDS encoding DHH family phosphoesterase, producing MKRFHFATIHLVMIGLILFGIATIFVRVLKSESALIFALFIIMVVVVALLHYQKTTYESLEIEQLDELNQDVEDSLKTLLGKMPVGVITFDENDHIEWFNPYAKLVLSDENGNFNKQLIADFISQKRKGSPSNVITVGDNKYAAFVDFDNKLTYFIDNVYDQDENADPNMTRPVIGIISVDNYDDVTGSLPDADVSKINTFVAGFISEFAKAKHIHYRRIEGDRFYFFTNYSVLTEFMDQKFSVLDDFRQQAQERGLPLTLSMGISFGTLKHDQIGQVALQNLNIALVRGGDQAVVKENDDHKELLYFGGGSVSTVKRSRTRTRAMMTAISDKLKTVEKVFVVGHKNLDMDALGATVGMAHFASQIVRKSYAVYDDTAMNADIERAVERLKEDGQSPLITLSEAEELVNQHSLLIMVDHSKINLTLSKDFYDRFNEVIVVDHHRRDDDFPENAVLTFIESGASSACELVTELLQFQGAPERLSKIQASILMAGIMLDTKNFSTRVTSRTFDVASYLRSLGSDSGEIQTISATDFEEYRRINELILAGERITDDIIVASGDNPKCYNNVVISKAADTMLAMAGIEATFVVARTSDSTVNISARSHKTINVQRIMEKMGGGGHFNLAACQLRDCSVAQAKNKLIETIMGELAPKED from the coding sequence ATGAAAAGATTTCACTTTGCAACGATTCATCTTGTAATGATTGGGCTAATTCTTTTTGGAATTGCTACTATTTTTGTTCGCGTACTAAAATCGGAGTCTGCACTCATTTTTGCGCTTTTTATTATTATGGTAGTAGTTGTTGCCTTATTGCATTACCAAAAGACAACATATGAGTCCTTAGAAATAGAGCAATTAGATGAACTGAATCAGGATGTTGAAGATTCTTTGAAGACCCTTCTCGGAAAGATGCCTGTTGGGGTTATTACTTTTGATGAGAACGATCATATTGAATGGTTCAACCCCTATGCGAAGCTAGTACTTTCGGATGAAAATGGAAATTTCAATAAGCAGTTGATTGCGGATTTTATTTCCCAGAAACGAAAGGGGTCACCTTCGAATGTGATAACCGTTGGTGATAATAAATATGCCGCTTTTGTGGATTTTGACAATAAGTTGACATATTTTATTGACAATGTTTATGATCAAGATGAAAATGCTGATCCAAATATGACTCGTCCTGTTATCGGGATTATTTCAGTTGATAACTACGACGATGTGACAGGAAGTTTACCTGATGCCGATGTTTCAAAAATCAACACATTTGTGGCAGGGTTTATTTCTGAGTTTGCTAAGGCCAAGCATATTCATTATCGACGTATTGAAGGTGATCGTTTTTACTTCTTCACCAACTACAGTGTTTTGACAGAATTCATGGATCAAAAGTTTTCTGTCTTGGATGACTTCCGTCAGCAGGCTCAGGAGCGTGGTTTACCACTGACTTTGAGCATGGGAATTTCATTTGGTACGCTTAAGCATGATCAAATCGGTCAGGTTGCCTTGCAGAATTTAAATATCGCACTAGTTCGCGGTGGAGATCAAGCTGTTGTCAAGGAAAACGATGATCACAAGGAACTTCTTTATTTTGGAGGAGGTTCTGTTTCAACAGTAAAACGTTCTCGTACAAGAACAAGGGCCATGATGACTGCAATCTCTGATAAGTTGAAAACAGTCGAAAAAGTGTTTGTTGTCGGACATAAGAATCTCGATATGGATGCTCTAGGGGCAACTGTCGGTATGGCTCATTTTGCCAGTCAAATTGTTCGAAAAAGCTATGCTGTTTACGATGATACGGCTATGAATGCAGATATTGAGCGTGCAGTCGAACGGCTAAAAGAAGATGGTCAGTCACCTCTTATTACACTTTCAGAGGCCGAAGAGTTAGTCAACCAACATTCGTTGTTAATTATGGTTGACCATTCTAAAATCAATTTAACCTTATCTAAGGATTTTTATGATCGATTTAATGAAGTTATTGTTGTAGACCATCACCGTCGAGATGATGATTTTCCTGAAAATGCTGTTTTGACCTTTATTGAAAGTGGGGCGAGCTCAGCCTGTGAATTGGTTACGGAGTTGTTGCAATTCCAAGGTGCCCCAGAACGTTTGAGTAAAATCCAAGCCTCTATCCTTATGGCAGGTATCATGTTGGATACTAAAAATTTCTCAACTCGTGTGACTAGTCGAACCTTTGATGTCGCCTCTTATCTGCGTAGTTTAGGAAGTGATAGTGGAGAAATCCAAACGATCTCTGCTACTGATTTTGAAGAGTATCGACGTATCAATGAGCTAATTCTAGCAGGTGAACGTATTACAGATGATATCATTGTTGCCTCAGGTGATAATCCTAAATGTTATAATAATGTTGTGATTTCTAAGGCAGCAGATACGATGCTTGCCATGGCAGGTATCGAAGCAACTTTTGTTGTCGCTAGGACCAGTGATTCTACTGTGAATATATCTGCTCGAAGCCATAAAACGATTAATGTACAACGTATTATGGAGAAAATGGGTGGTGGAGGCCATTTCAACTTAGCGGCCTGCCAATTGCGAGACTGTAGTGTTGCTCAAGCAAAAAATAAATTGATTGAAACTATTATGGGAGAATTGGCTCCCAAGGAGGACTAA